A single genomic interval of Bacteroidota bacterium harbors:
- a CDS encoding PKD domain-containing protein — protein sequence MKFIRLLFLLTIIFISTKTFASHIIGGEIYYTCTGDNTYEVTVVLYRDCTSATAFDNPAYLGIYNSDGDLIENVAMYSPETTDIPIEVDNPCLDVPPGLCIEQGIYTVTIELPDDADTYDLVYQRCCRNAGIINIDAPEDTGSTIWQQIPPGSAAECNNSPVFNNYPPPVICVDDPLNFDHSASDIDGDSLAYKFYTPFEGASSFAPAPSPPPAPPYGSVDWATGYDVDYMVDASPELAIDVNTGLLTGTALFEGRYVVGIVAEEWRDGVLLGNHYRDFQFNVELCEPTLTSVIGVDGAVVEEVYLDCEDFTVNFDNLSTGADDYLWDFGDGTTSTSFEGVHVYADTGSYTVTLIANPGFVCADTAIIDVLIYNVVTADFDYIAGCSNASVMFIDQSVSTLAGDITEWAWDFGDGGSSTDSNPDYLYAAGGSYTVNLFVETEKGCTATITQSIDVLSGPEADFEFDDVCQNESAEFSNLSTIPDGASISTYSWNFGDGGSSTSENPSHNYDPAGTYTVTLITTANNGCKDTISYDIVIGVLPEAYAGPDDTITYLDYYTLQGEGLGSYSWFPATFVSDPFSATPEIRPPLTVTYTLTVTSPDGCVESDDVTIYVLDITVIDIPNAFSPNGDGINDELLLLTHSVEALDVFAIYNRWGQELFSTTDVTQGWDGTYNGKEQDMGSYVYLIRARNLDGSQVDLQGSVLLVR from the coding sequence ATGAAATTTATAAGATTACTCTTTCTGCTTACTATAATTTTTATAAGCACTAAAACTTTTGCATCACACATTATTGGTGGTGAAATTTATTACACTTGTACGGGTGATAATACTTATGAAGTTACAGTAGTCTTATATCGTGATTGCACTAGTGCAACGGCATTTGATAATCCGGCTTACTTAGGAATTTATAATTCTGATGGTGATCTAATTGAAAACGTGGCAATGTATTCACCTGAAACTACAGATATACCCATCGAAGTGGATAATCCATGTTTGGATGTACCACCGGGATTATGTATCGAACAAGGTATTTACACAGTTACCATTGAATTGCCTGATGATGCAGATACTTATGATTTAGTATATCAGCGTTGCTGCAGAAATGCAGGCATTATAAATATTGATGCACCGGAGGATACCGGCTCAACAATCTGGCAACAAATTCCGCCGGGCAGTGCAGCGGAATGTAATAACTCTCCCGTATTTAATAATTATCCGCCACCCGTTATTTGTGTAGATGATCCACTCAACTTTGATCATAGCGCTTCTGATATTGATGGCGACTCTTTAGCTTATAAATTTTATACTCCGTTTGAAGGTGCAAGTTCATTTGCACCGGCTCCATCCCCACCGCCGGCACCGCCTTATGGTTCCGTTGATTGGGCTACCGGTTATGATGTAGATTATATGGTAGATGCAAGCCCAGAATTGGCAATTGATGTGAATACCGGGTTGCTTACAGGCACTGCTCTTTTTGAAGGACGCTATGTTGTAGGTATTGTTGCCGAAGAATGGCGGGATGGTGTATTATTGGGAAATCATTATCGTGATTTTCAGTTTAATGTGGAATTATGTGAACCGACACTTACTTCAGTGATTGGCGTGGATGGTGCTGTTGTCGAGGAAGTATATTTAGACTGTGAAGATTTTACAGTAAACTTTGACAATCTGAGTACAGGTGCAGATGATTATTTGTGGGATTTTGGAGATGGAACTACATCCACTTCTTTTGAAGGAGTGCATGTGTATGCTGACACAGGAAGTTATACCGTTACCCTAATTGCAAACCCCGGTTTTGTGTGTGCCGATACTGCAATTATTGATGTGCTGATTTATAATGTAGTTACTGCTGATTTTGATTATATCGCCGGTTGTTCAAATGCATCTGTAATGTTTATTGATCAATCTGTTTCAACTCTTGCAGGTGATATCACCGAATGGGCTTGGGATTTTGGCGATGGTGGTTCAAGCACGGATTCTAATCCGGATTATTTATATGCTGCTGGAGGAAGTTATACTGTGAATTTATTTGTAGAAACAGAAAAAGGATGTACGGCAACAATTACACAATCTATTGATGTTTTATCTGGCCCTGAAGCCGACTTTGAGTTTGATGATGTATGTCAAAATGAAAGTGCAGAATTTTCAAATCTTTCTACAATTCCAGACGGAGCATCTATAAGTACATATTCATGGAATTTTGGCGATGGTGGTAGCAGTACTTCTGAAAATCCTTCGCATAATTATGATCCTGCAGGAACATACACTGTTACTTTAATTACTACAGCAAATAATGGTTGTAAAGACACCATCTCTTACGATATTGTAATTGGCGTTTTACCTGAAGCGTATGCAGGTCCGGATGATACAATCACCTATTTGGATTATTATACTTTACAAGGTGAAGGTCTTGGTTCGTATAGCTGGTTTCCAGCAACATTCGTGAGCGATCCGTTTTCTGCAACTCCTGAAATTCGTCCACCACTTACTGTTACATATACCCTTACTGTTACCAGTCCTGATGGTTGTGTTGAATCCGATGATGTAACTATTTATGTTTTGGATATCACAGTAATAGATATTCCAAATGCATTCAGTCCAAATGGTGATGGTATTAATGATGAATTATTATTATTAACACACTCCGTTGAAGCGCTTGATGTATTTGCCATTTATAATCGTTGGGGTCAGGAATTATTTTCTACTACAGATGTAACT